From one Danio rerio strain Tuebingen ecotype United States chromosome 19, GRCz12tu, whole genome shotgun sequence genomic stretch:
- the pimr80 gene encoding serine/threonine-protein kinase pim-2 isoform X2, producing MTFLSGQKRKRSCHSSYVNNFHPRTPPISITSLQSTDVAEESERKRRRTDSPEKLLSCKVQKSSSSSSEEDQTPDQIHKKSSEGDILDQYELGKEIGEGGFGSVYEGKRLEDGLEVAVKIARKPSNMKYINIAGHPEPLPLEIGLLILAHRGGKVPEIIELLDWQDQQDRYIMILERPSPCIDLLDFIMSLGSITERQAQKIMEQATTAGLMCCRRGVFHRDIKLENLLVNTDTLEVKLIDFGCGALLQESGYDSFCGTKEYFPPEYYLDDEYHAEPSTVWSLGVLLFLLLCQRFPEVTDTQRIDDGNWTEPGLSEECCDLIQALLQENPSQRIPLEEIILHQWFKVKE from the exons ATGACTTTTCTCAGTGGCCAAAAGAGAAAACGAAGTTGTCACAGCTCTTATGTGAACAATTTCCATCCTCGTACACCTCCGATATCCATCACCAGCCTTCAGTCCACTGATGTTGCTGAGGAAAGtgagagaaagaggagaaggaCTGACAGTCCAGAAAAGCTGCTCTCCTGTAAAGTCCAGAAGTCCAGCAGCAGCTCTAGTGAGGAGGACCAGACTCCTGATCAGATTCACAAGAAGAGTTCTGAAG GTGACATTCTGGACCAGTATGAACTCGGCAAGGAGATTGGAGAGGGAGGATTTGGCAGCGTCTATGAAGGCAAGCGCTTGGAGGATGGCCTtgag GTGGCAGTAAAAATTGCCAGAAAGCCATCGAACATGAAATACATCAACATC GCTGGTCATCCTGAGCCCCTTCCATTAGAGATCGGCCTGTTGATACTGGCTCATAGAGGCGGCAAGGTTCCAGAGATCATTGAGCTACTGGACTGGCAGGACCAGCAGGATCGTTACATCATGATCCTGGAACGACCTTCACCATGTATAGATCTGTTGGACTTCATAATGTCTCTCGGCTCCATCACTGAACGCCAGGCTCAAAAGATCATGGAGCAGGCAACAACGGCCGGTCTCATGTGCTGCAGACGTGGGGTATTCCACCGGGACATAAAGCTGGAGAACCTGCTGGTCAACACTGACACGCTGGAGGTCAAGCTAATTGACTTTGGCTGTGGAGCTCTTCTCCAGGAATCTGGCTATGACAGTTTCTGTG GCACAAAGGAGTACTTCCCACCGGAGTACTACCTAGACGACGAATACCATGCAGAACCATCCACTGTATGGTCTTTAGGAGTTCTGTTATTCCTGCTGCTGTGTCAACGATTTCCTGAAGTCACGGACACGCAGAGGATCGATGATGGAAACTGGACTGAGCCTGGATTGTCAGAAG AATGCTGTGACTTGATTCAAGCTCTCCTGCAGGAAAACCCAAGCCAGCGGATTCCTCTGGAAGAAATCATTCTCCATCAATGGTTTAAG GTCAAGGAATAA
- the pimr80 gene encoding serine/threonine-protein kinase pim-2 isoform X3: protein MLHSSWEIIAVFFLNQRVTGRLSCICGICLYDNQWMTFLSGQKRKRSCHSSYVNNFHPRTPPISITSLQSTDVAEESERKRRRTDSPEKLLSCKVQKSSSSSSEEDQTPDQIHKKSSEGDILDQYELGKEIGEGGFGSVYEGKRLEDGLEVAVKIARKPSNMKYINIAGHPEPLPLEIGLLILAHRGGKVPEIIELLDWQDQQDRYIMILERPSPCIDLLDFIMSLGSITERQAQKIMEQATTAGLMCCRRGVFHRDIKLENLLVNTDTLEVKLIDFGCGALLQESGYDSFCGTKEYFPPEYYLDDEYHAEPSTVWSLGVLLFLLLCQRFPEVTDTQRIDDGNWTEPGLSEECCDLIQALLQENPSQRIPLEEIILHQWFKVKE, encoded by the exons ATGACAACCAGTGGATGACTTTTCTCAGTGGCCAAAAGAGAAAACGAAGTTGTCACAGCTCTTATGTGAACAATTTCCATCCTCGTACACCTCCGATATCCATCACCAGCCTTCAGTCCACTGATGTTGCTGAGGAAAGtgagagaaagaggagaaggaCTGACAGTCCAGAAAAGCTGCTCTCCTGTAAAGTCCAGAAGTCCAGCAGCAGCTCTAGTGAGGAGGACCAGACTCCTGATCAGATTCACAAGAAGAGTTCTGAAG GTGACATTCTGGACCAGTATGAACTCGGCAAGGAGATTGGAGAGGGAGGATTTGGCAGCGTCTATGAAGGCAAGCGCTTGGAGGATGGCCTtgag GTGGCAGTAAAAATTGCCAGAAAGCCATCGAACATGAAATACATCAACATC GCTGGTCATCCTGAGCCCCTTCCATTAGAGATCGGCCTGTTGATACTGGCTCATAGAGGCGGCAAGGTTCCAGAGATCATTGAGCTACTGGACTGGCAGGACCAGCAGGATCGTTACATCATGATCCTGGAACGACCTTCACCATGTATAGATCTGTTGGACTTCATAATGTCTCTCGGCTCCATCACTGAACGCCAGGCTCAAAAGATCATGGAGCAGGCAACAACGGCCGGTCTCATGTGCTGCAGACGTGGGGTATTCCACCGGGACATAAAGCTGGAGAACCTGCTGGTCAACACTGACACGCTGGAGGTCAAGCTAATTGACTTTGGCTGTGGAGCTCTTCTCCAGGAATCTGGCTATGACAGTTTCTGTG GCACAAAGGAGTACTTCCCACCGGAGTACTACCTAGACGACGAATACCATGCAGAACCATCCACTGTATGGTCTTTAGGAGTTCTGTTATTCCTGCTGCTGTGTCAACGATTTCCTGAAGTCACGGACACGCAGAGGATCGATGATGGAAACTGGACTGAGCCTGGATTGTCAGAAG AATGCTGTGACTTGATTCAAGCTCTCCTGCAGGAAAACCCAAGCCAGCGGATTCCTCTGGAAGAAATCATTCTCCATCAATGGTTTAAG GTCAAGGAATAA
- the pimr80 gene encoding serine/threonine-protein kinase pim-2 isoform X1, with protein sequence MALKRKRCSQDTQVYDLHTRTPPISSANVAENHSPVGVGEEIEIQVRKKRRWESFEKPLSLYAEDDNQWMTFLSGQKRKRSCHSSYVNNFHPRTPPISITSLQSTDVAEESERKRRRTDSPEKLLSCKVQKSSSSSSEEDQTPDQIHKKSSEGDILDQYELGKEIGEGGFGSVYEGKRLEDGLEVAVKIARKPSNMKYINIAGHPEPLPLEIGLLILAHRGGKVPEIIELLDWQDQQDRYIMILERPSPCIDLLDFIMSLGSITERQAQKIMEQATTAGLMCCRRGVFHRDIKLENLLVNTDTLEVKLIDFGCGALLQESGYDSFCGTKEYFPPEYYLDDEYHAEPSTVWSLGVLLFLLLCQRFPEVTDTQRIDDGNWTEPGLSEECCDLIQALLQENPSQRIPLEEIILHQWFKVKE encoded by the exons ATGGCATTGAAAAGAAAGCGTTGTTCTCAAGACACTCAAGTGTATGATTTACATACTCGTACACCTCCGATATCCAGCGCCAATGTGGCTGAGAACCATTCACCTGTTGGTGTTGGTGAGGAGATTGAGATACAAGTGAGAAAGAAGAGGAGGTGGGAGAGTTTTGAAAAGCCGCTCTCCCTTTACGCTGAGG ATGACAACCAGTGGATGACTTTTCTCAGTGGCCAAAAGAGAAAACGAAGTTGTCACAGCTCTTATGTGAACAATTTCCATCCTCGTACACCTCCGATATCCATCACCAGCCTTCAGTCCACTGATGTTGCTGAGGAAAGtgagagaaagaggagaaggaCTGACAGTCCAGAAAAGCTGCTCTCCTGTAAAGTCCAGAAGTCCAGCAGCAGCTCTAGTGAGGAGGACCAGACTCCTGATCAGATTCACAAGAAGAGTTCTGAAG GTGACATTCTGGACCAGTATGAACTCGGCAAGGAGATTGGAGAGGGAGGATTTGGCAGCGTCTATGAAGGCAAGCGCTTGGAGGATGGCCTtgag GTGGCAGTAAAAATTGCCAGAAAGCCATCGAACATGAAATACATCAACATC GCTGGTCATCCTGAGCCCCTTCCATTAGAGATCGGCCTGTTGATACTGGCTCATAGAGGCGGCAAGGTTCCAGAGATCATTGAGCTACTGGACTGGCAGGACCAGCAGGATCGTTACATCATGATCCTGGAACGACCTTCACCATGTATAGATCTGTTGGACTTCATAATGTCTCTCGGCTCCATCACTGAACGCCAGGCTCAAAAGATCATGGAGCAGGCAACAACGGCCGGTCTCATGTGCTGCAGACGTGGGGTATTCCACCGGGACATAAAGCTGGAGAACCTGCTGGTCAACACTGACACGCTGGAGGTCAAGCTAATTGACTTTGGCTGTGGAGCTCTTCTCCAGGAATCTGGCTATGACAGTTTCTGTG GCACAAAGGAGTACTTCCCACCGGAGTACTACCTAGACGACGAATACCATGCAGAACCATCCACTGTATGGTCTTTAGGAGTTCTGTTATTCCTGCTGCTGTGTCAACGATTTCCTGAAGTCACGGACACGCAGAGGATCGATGATGGAAACTGGACTGAGCCTGGATTGTCAGAAG AATGCTGTGACTTGATTCAAGCTCTCCTGCAGGAAAACCCAAGCCAGCGGATTCCTCTGGAAGAAATCATTCTCCATCAATGGTTTAAG GTCAAGGAATAA